In Beijerinckiaceae bacterium, the sequence TTGATATCGTCGAAGGCATGCAGTTCGACCGTGGCTATCTCTCTCCCTATTTCATCACCAATGCCGAGAAGATGGTCGCCGAACTCGAAGACCCTTATATTCTCGTCCATGAGAAGAAGCTGTCATCGCTGCAGGCCCTGCTACCGGTTCTTGAAGCGGTGGTGCAGACCGGCAAACCTCTCGTCATCATCGCTGAAGATGTCGAAGGCGAAGCGCTTGCCACCCTTGTGGTCAACAAGCTGCGCGGTGGTCTGAAGGTCGCCGCCGTCAAGGCGCCGGGCTTCGGCGATCGGCGCAAAGCCATGCTCGAAGACATCGCGATCCTGACCGCTGGTCAGCTGATCTCCGAGGAACTCGGCATCAAGCTGGAAAACGTAACGGTCCAGATGCTCGGCCGCGCCAAGCGGGTTCGCATCGACAAGGAAGCGACCACGATCATCGATGGCGCCGGTGCCAAGGCCGACATCGAGGCACGTATTGCCCAGATCAAGGCGCAAATCGCCGACACCACCTCGGATTATGATCGTGAAAAGCTCCAGGAGCGTTTGGCTAAGCTCGCTGGCGGCGTCGCGGTGATCCGCGTCGGCGGCGCGACCGAGGTCGAAGTGAAGGAAAAGAAGGACCGTGTCGATGACGCGCTCAACGCAACTCGCGCCGCGGTCGAGGAAGGCTTGCTGCCCGGCGGCGGTGTCGCTTTGCTGCGCGCCATCAAGGCCCTCGACGCGGTCAAGGTCGAAAATCCCGATCAGAAGACCGGCATTGATATCGTCCGTAAGGCGATCCAGACACCGGCCCGGCAGATTGTCGACAATTCCGGCGGCGACGGCGCCGTTGTCGTCGGCAAATTGATCGAGAATCCGTCTTATGCCTTCGGCTACAATGCCCAGACGGGCGAGTATGGCGATTTGGTCAAGCTCGGCATCATCGATCCGACCAAGGTCGTGCGCACCGCACTTCAGGATGCGGCCTCCGTGGCCGGTCTCCTCATCACCACCGAGGCGATCATCACGGAACAGCCGAAGAAGGACTCCCCGGCAATGCCGGGCGGCGGCGGAATGGGCGGCATGGGCGGAATGGATTTCTAAGACACCCTGCCAAAAAGCAAGTGGCTTCGGCCGCTGCAAAAGCATGATCTTTGCAATTCCAAACGATCATGCTCCAGCATCAATCAGAGGCCCCGGACCCCCGGGGCCTTTTTCATGTCGGCCTTGGCGATCAGCCTTGGGGAGAGGACACCCGTTCGAAAGTAGGCGTCATATAATTGTCATTTTACTTATTTTTCAAAGCTTTGCCGTACCGGTTTCCTCTTGGCGCCAAAATGTTCTAAGATTGGCGGAAATAGAGTGGGCACGGGAGAGCCAACCAAGTGAGTCACGGGTCGGACACTCGATCGGATGCGGCGCCCATTCGGAAAACCGCGACGAGAGCGGATCTCCTCGACGCTGTTTATTCTTCCTGCTCGACGCTTTCGCGCGCGCAAGCAAAGGAAATTTTTGAAATCGCTCTGGAAGAGATTTCCGATGCTTTGGTCCGCGGCGAGCCCGTGAAACTGCGGTCGTTCGGCCTGTTTTCGGTTCGCTCCAAGCGCGAACGCATCGGCCGGAACCCTCGCACTGGCATAGAAGTGCCGATCAAACCCCGCCGCGTTCTTACCTTCAAACCCTCGCCGGTCCTATGTGCTTCGGTCAATGGTATTACGATTGAAGATGAACCGGAGACGCAGGATCCAAGCTGACCACGCAGGGTTCCCCGCTTCACGGCCAGCCGCTCCGGCGGCGAGAGGTGGGAAGGGCGAGCGCCCTCTCGCTCAGGATAAATTCCGACAAACAAAAGACCGAATACCTCCTTCATTGATGGAAGAATCCCTGCGGCTCGGCGCAGGGACGCACGACAGCCCTTGAGCGGCTAACTTCAATCTCTAGCAAATTGGATAGACTGGGAAAGCCATGCATATTTTTGCCGCCTTCGTAGGCGTTTTCTCGCTCGCCGCCGCAATTGTAAGCCTAAAGATTGGAGACAATATCGTCCTGTTGCTGGCGGGCGTTGGGTTTTTGTGCGCCTTTACCACCTATCGCGCGAGGGAGATCTCGAGCTTTCTAAAAATCTTCGCGGCGATTTTCGCGGCCGAAACGGTCGTTTTCGGCAGTGTCTTTCTAGTTTCAGCGGCTGGCCTTTGGCCCCCCTCGCTTGCAGACTATGTATTGCCCGAAAGCCTGCCGCTGACCGTCGCGATCTTTGGCATTCTCGTCTATGCCATCTCATTCATTCCCGTTGTGAAAGCGATGACCCGCATCGCCGACCGCTATTTCAATGCCAGCGAAGAGACATCCGCCCGCATCTGGCCTTTTCCCGCCTTCGGCGCCCGGGAGCGGCGTGTTGCCACCGGCATGGTCGTCTTGCTGGTCCTTATCAACCAGGCCCAAGTGGGCATGCAGGTGCGGCTGTCGTTTTTCTCGCGCGATTGGTTCAATGCCATCCAGAACAAGGACGAGGCAGCATTTTGGTCGCAACTTGTCGCCGTCTTCGTTCCTTGGGCCTTCCTGTTCATCTTGACGGCGGTCATCGAATTTGTCGTGACGTCCACCCTGATCATTCGCTGGCGGCGCTGGCTCACCGACTATTACGTCACCCACTGGCTCGACAGGCATACGCATTATCGGATGTCGCTCGCAGGCGGCGCCGCCGACAATCCCGATCAGCGGATTTCGGAAGACATCAGCCGTTTCATCGATGGCGGCCAAGTCGGCTACGGCATTTATTCCTTTTCGATTTTATTGATTTCCAATTTGAGCTCGCTGGTTTCCTTCGCGATCCTGCTTTGGGATCTCTCGGCCAATTTCACCCTGCCCTATACGACAATCGCAGTGCCTGGATTTCTGTTCTGGGTGGCGCTGATTTATGCCGGTGTCGGCACGCTGGTGACACATCTCATCGGCCGCCCGCTGGTCCGGCTGTCCTTCGAACGGCAGCATTACGAAGCCGATTTTCGCTTCTCGCTCGCAAGGCTGCGTGAATACGCCGAGCAGGTCGCGCTGCTCTCCGGCGAAGCGACTGAAAAGGCCTCGCTCCGAACGCGGTTCGCGGCGATCATCAAGAATTACTTCCAGATTATCGCCTGCCGCAAAAATCTGACCGCCTTTACCGCTTCCTACGGCCAGCTCAGCCCGATCATTCCCTTCGTGGTTGCCGCGCCCTTCTATTTCGCCGGCAAAATAACATTGGGCATCATGACCCAAACGGCCCGCGCCTTCGGCAGCGTCAACGAAGCCTTGAACTTTTTCGTCACCTATTATGTTTCGCTGGCCGACTTCAAATCCGTTCTCGACCGTTTGACGTCGTTCGACGCCGCCATGGAAATCGCGAAGACGCCCGCTTTCTCACCGAGGCATGGGACGCACACGGAAGCGGCGCGAAAGCATCTCGACATCGAAGGGCTAAACGTCCGGCTTCCCGACGACCGAGAGATCATTCATGGCGCCAATCTGCGGCTCGGCGCGTCCGAGCCCGTGCTTGTGACCGGCCCTTCGGGATCGGGAAAATCGACCTTTTTCCGGGTGATCTCCGGCATTTGGCCTTACGCCGAGGGCGCAATCACTTTGCCGGCGGATGCCAATATTATGCTTTTGCCGCAAAAGCCTTACATCCCGATCGGCACTTTGCGCGCCGCCGTGACCTATCCCGAGACGACCGATCACTATGGAGATGCGGCGATTGTCGACGCACTCTCGGTCGCAAAGCTCAGCCATCTGGTCAACGAACTCGACAGCGAAGAACATTGGGCGCAACGCCTTTCCGGCGGCGAGCAGCAGCGCCTCGCCATCGCCCGCGCGATTTTGGCAAAGCCCGATTGGCTCTTCCTCGATGAAGCCACGACAGCCATGGACGAACCGATGGAATCCGAAATCTACAAAGTTCTTGCCGAAAAACTTCCCGCGACGACGATCATCTCAATTGGGCACCGCTCGAGCCTAACGCAATTTCATAAGCGGCAACTCGACATGCTTCCCCTCGGCACGGGCCTATTCGCCCCCACCGAAAAAGCCTTGCGCCCAGCCGAATAGTCATAGCACCCAGCGCCGCCTCATCCTTCGAGACGCTTGCTGCGCAAGCTCCTCAGGATGAGGGAATCTTAGGCATACCGCCGACCTATCGGATCTTTGTGGCTCGCCCGGCCCCTCATCCTGAGGAGGCCGCGAAGTGGCCGTCTCGAAGGAGGAGGGATCGCCCTCCTGCATGCGAAGCTTTCCCTTCCGCTTGGCGAGCGCGGATAAACCGGCGCGTAATGCCGGTGTAATAGCCGCCATCGACGCAACGTGGGATGTAAACCGAGGCTCCAGTCATTAAAGCCCTCATCCTTCGAGACGGCTGGCGCCTCCTCAGGGTGAGGAGACACGCATCTTGGACGCAAGTCGCCTACGGTACCCGCCTCACGCTGAGGGCGGCAGCCGCGCGATGAGTTTCTCGTAGAGCGGATTTGCCGCCGAAAAGACGTAGTCCTGCGCCGCGACGCAGACATGGGCGGCGCCTTGCGCAATCAGCCAATCCGCCAGCGGCGCGGCCTTGTCCTTGGGACAGTTCAGGGTCAAGCGCCCGTCGCTTGCAAGAAAGCGCAGGCGGGCGAGAAAACCGGCCTTGGCCTCGGCGAGAAGCCCTTCCTCCCATCGTGACAACACGGCCGAGACTTCGCGCGTGGTGCGGGCTTCTTCCTCCGCCGCGATCCGCGAGAGGATGATGCGGGCGCTTTCCCGCGAAGCAGAACTCCAATCGGCGCGGAGCGATGCCACGAGATTGGCCTGGGAGCGCAGAATTGTGCCGTCGTCGAGGATTTTGAGCGCATTGGCCAGCAGCGTCGCGCCGGTCGTCGTAATATCGACAATCAGCTCGGCTTGGCCCGCCGCGGGGGCGCCTTCGGTTGCGCCAAGGCTCTCCACAATACGATAATCGCTGACATGACGCTCGGCGAAAAAGCGCCGTGTGAGATGGATATATTTGGTGGCTACCCGCATCCGCTCACCGCGCCGCGCCCGAAAAGCCGCCGCGACATCTTCAAGATCCGCCATGGTCCTGACGTCGATCCAGGCGCGGGGCACGGCGACCACGACATGAGCGCTCCCGAAGCCGAGCGGCGCCAAAAGCTCGACCTTGGCTTCGGCATCGACAATCGTCTCGCGAATAAGATCCTCGCCTGTGATCCCGAGATGGACATGGCCCGCGGCCAATTGCGCAACAATGTCGGACGCCGACAGAAACGCGATCTCGACGTTTTCCATGCCGGCCAGACTTCCACGATATTCGCGCGAGCCGCGGCTCTGCACGAGATCCAGTCCGGCGCGCGCAAAGAAATTCGCGGCATTTTCCTGCAGCCGCCCTTTCGAAGGCACCGCCAGCACGAGAGGTGCGCCGCGCGAGGTCATGGTGTTCCTCCATTACTCAGGCGATCGATCCAGATCGCCGCGCCGACGGCGGCAATGGGTTTTTGCGCGCCGAGCGTTTGCGGCAACTGGTCGTAACGGCCGCCGCCGACGACAGGCGTTTCGTCGGCGCCCCGCTCATACGCCTCGAACACAAACCCGGTGTAATAATCGAGATTGCGGGTGAAGCTCGCCGCGAATTGAAGGCCCGCGATATCGAGTCCGTGCGCCGCGATCAGACCGAGCCTTTTATCGAACCCGTCGAGGACGGCGGAAAGGTCGAGGCCGGCCTCTGACGCCAGCCGGCGCAGCTGCGCGGACGCCTCGGCCGGAGCGCCTTCGATCCCCAAGAAGCGCTCGATGATCGCCCGTTTTTCGGCGGAAAATCCGGTGCCCGCCCTGAGCGCCGCTTGTTCGAGGAATCGGTCGGCGATCTCTCCGGGCGTGCGCCCGCCGACTGCGGAGATGCCCGCGATCGAAAGGAGATCTTCGACCAAGGCGCGCGCGCCTTGCTTGTCGGCGCCTTCCAGAACCCCGAGCACGCCCGAGTGATCGACACCGCCACCGTTCAAGCTCGGTTGCAAAATCAGCTCAAGCGAT encodes:
- a CDS encoding integration host factor subunit alpha; protein product: MSHGSDTRSDAAPIRKTATRADLLDAVYSSCSTLSRAQAKEIFEIALEEISDALVRGEPVKLRSFGLFSVRSKRERIGRNPRTGIEVPIKPRRVLTFKPSPVLCASVNGITIEDEPETQDPS
- the groL gene encoding chaperonin GroEL — protein: MAAKDVRFSSDARDRMLRGVEILANAVKVTLGPKGRNVVIEKSFGAPRITKDGVAVAKEIELADKFENLGAQLIREVASKQNDAAGDGTTTATILAASIVREGTKAVAAGLNPMDLKRGIDLAVDAVVADLKANSKKVTSNDEIAQVGTISANGDKSVGEMISTAMQKVGNEGVITVEEAKSLETELDIVEGMQFDRGYLSPYFITNAEKMVAELEDPYILVHEKKLSSLQALLPVLEAVVQTGKPLVIIAEDVEGEALATLVVNKLRGGLKVAAVKAPGFGDRRKAMLEDIAILTAGQLISEELGIKLENVTVQMLGRAKRVRIDKEATTIIDGAGAKADIEARIAQIKAQIADTTSDYDREKLQERLAKLAGGVAVIRVGGATEVEVKEKKDRVDDALNATRAAVEEGLLPGGGVALLRAIKALDAVKVENPDQKTGIDIVRKAIQTPARQIVDNSGGDGAVVVGKLIENPSYAFGYNAQTGEYGDLVKLGIIDPTKVVRTALQDAASVAGLLITTEAIITEQPKKDSPAMPGGGGMGGMGGMDF
- a CDS encoding ATP phosphoribosyltransferase produces the protein MTSRGAPLVLAVPSKGRLQENAANFFARAGLDLVQSRGSREYRGSLAGMENVEIAFLSASDIVAQLAAGHVHLGITGEDLIRETIVDAEAKVELLAPLGFGSAHVVVAVPRAWIDVRTMADLEDVAAAFRARRGERMRVATKYIHLTRRFFAERHVSDYRIVESLGATEGAPAAGQAELIVDITTTGATLLANALKILDDGTILRSQANLVASLRADWSSASRESARIILSRIAAEEEARTTREVSAVLSRWEEGLLAEAKAGFLARLRFLASDGRLTLNCPKDKAAPLADWLIAQGAAHVCVAAQDYVFSAANPLYEKLIARLPPSA
- a CDS encoding ABC transporter; translated protein: MHIFAAFVGVFSLAAAIVSLKIGDNIVLLLAGVGFLCAFTTYRAREISSFLKIFAAIFAAETVVFGSVFLVSAAGLWPPSLADYVLPESLPLTVAIFGILVYAISFIPVVKAMTRIADRYFNASEETSARIWPFPAFGARERRVATGMVVLLVLINQAQVGMQVRLSFFSRDWFNAIQNKDEAAFWSQLVAVFVPWAFLFILTAVIEFVVTSTLIIRWRRWLTDYYVTHWLDRHTHYRMSLAGGAADNPDQRISEDISRFIDGGQVGYGIYSFSILLISNLSSLVSFAILLWDLSANFTLPYTTIAVPGFLFWVALIYAGVGTLVTHLIGRPLVRLSFERQHYEADFRFSLARLREYAEQVALLSGEATEKASLRTRFAAIIKNYFQIIACRKNLTAFTASYGQLSPIIPFVVAAPFYFAGKITLGIMTQTARAFGSVNEALNFFVTYYVSLADFKSVLDRLTSFDAAMEIAKTPAFSPRHGTHTEAARKHLDIEGLNVRLPDDREIIHGANLRLGASEPVLVTGPSGSGKSTFFRVISGIWPYAEGAITLPADANIMLLPQKPYIPIGTLRAAVTYPETTDHYGDAAIVDALSVAKLSHLVNELDSEEHWAQRLSGGEQQRLAIARAILAKPDWLFLDEATTAMDEPMESEIYKVLAEKLPATTIISIGHRSSLTQFHKRQLDMLPLGTGLFAPTEKALRPAE
- a CDS encoding ATP phosphoribosyltransferase regulatory subunit, yielding MSFVDHRAEKIIAHLTGAGYARREPAILQPASIFFDSGEDLRGQLYLTSDLSGADYCLRPEYTIPVLRAYLATPRAGERADFSYCGPVFRFRPGLDSEFTQAGVESFGRADREAADAEILTLSLDAIAATKPKRGAGLGLAVRIGDAGLFSRLLEALDLAPQWRRRIARGHSQGKSLELILQPSLNGGGVDHSGVLGVLEGADKQGARALVEDLLSIAGISAVGGRTPGEIADRFLEQAALRAGTGFSAEKRAIIERFLGIEGAPAEASAQLRRLASEAGLDLSAVLDGFDKRLGLIAAHGLDIAGLQFAASFTRNLDYYTGFVFEAYERGADETPVVGGGRYDQLPQTLGAQKPIAAVGAAIWIDRLSNGGTP